Proteins co-encoded in one Streptomyces sp. JH34 genomic window:
- a CDS encoding sugar ABC transporter permease has protein sequence MTLATATARSGRKAPRSGRGDGRRKDGATWFLVLPALIPILILSVGPLLYGIALAFTDAQSGRTRSTQWVGALNFQDLLHDTLFWESFRIGLLWAVGVTVPQFVLALGLALLLNANLRMRWLARALAIIPWAMPEVVVGIMWRLVYNPDAGILNETVRDLGLGDGRDWLTGLATALPAVIVVGIWAGMPQTTVALLAGLQNTPHELHEAAALDGAGAWRRFRTVTWPAVRPVALAISALNFIWNFNSFALVYVLTSGGPGGRTRLPMLFAYEEAFRYGQFGYAAAMGCVMVAVISVLLAVYLVGRLRGGEDA, from the coding sequence ATGACACTGGCGACCGCGACGGCGCGGTCCGGGCGAAAAGCCCCACGGAGCGGACGGGGTGACGGTCGCCGGAAAGACGGCGCCACCTGGTTCCTGGTGCTGCCCGCGCTGATCCCCATCCTGATCCTGAGCGTCGGCCCCCTGCTGTACGGCATCGCGCTGGCCTTCACCGACGCCCAGTCCGGCCGCACCCGCTCCACCCAGTGGGTCGGGGCCCTCAACTTCCAGGACCTGCTGCACGACACCCTGTTCTGGGAATCCTTCCGGATCGGCCTGCTGTGGGCGGTCGGGGTCACGGTCCCGCAGTTCGTGCTCGCCCTCGGTCTCGCGCTGCTGCTCAACGCGAACCTGCGGATGCGCTGGCTCGCCAGGGCGCTGGCGATCATCCCCTGGGCCATGCCCGAGGTCGTCGTCGGCATCATGTGGCGCCTGGTCTACAACCCGGACGCAGGCATCCTCAACGAGACAGTCCGCGATCTCGGACTGGGCGACGGCAGGGACTGGCTGACCGGACTCGCCACCGCGCTGCCCGCCGTGATCGTCGTCGGCATCTGGGCCGGGATGCCGCAGACCACCGTCGCGCTGCTGGCCGGGCTGCAGAACACCCCGCACGAACTCCACGAGGCGGCCGCCCTCGACGGCGCCGGCGCATGGCGTCGCTTCCGCACGGTCACGTGGCCCGCCGTCAGGCCGGTGGCCCTCGCGATCAGCGCGCTCAACTTCATCTGGAACTTCAACTCCTTCGCCCTGGTCTACGTCCTGACCAGCGGCGGACCGGGCGGCCGCACCCGGCTCCCCATGCTCTTCGCCTACGAGGAGGCCTTCCGCTACGGCCAGTTCGGTTACGCCGCCGCGATGGGGTGCGTGATGGTCGCCGTCATCTCGGTGCTCCTCGCCGTGTACCTCGTCGGCCGCCTCAGGGGAGGCGAGGACGCATGA
- a CDS encoding 2-dehydropantoate 2-reductase N-terminal domain-containing protein yields MRYIIVGTGAVGGAIGGRLAEAGHQVVLVARGAQYTALRENGLSLTTPDGTRTHRLPVVDGPSALELEADDVLVLAVKTQDAVAALDAWSARPVAGGGTAGERLPLVCAQNGVESERLALRRFSRVYGCCVYLPAGFVEAGRVVAAGAPLTGILHLGRYPSGTDDTVRAIAADWEKAKLEAPVVPDVMRWKYAKLLSNLANAIEAATGVLAGPEAFALFERARAEGRAVLAAAGIEAVGSEEQDAARSGRIRFDPFDGSERSGGSSWQSLTRATGTIEADYLNGEIVLLGRLHGIPTPVNDVLRRTVNAFARERRAAGSMTPAELTALVDAAS; encoded by the coding sequence ATGCGCTACATCATCGTGGGAACGGGCGCCGTGGGCGGCGCTATAGGCGGACGACTGGCCGAGGCGGGCCACCAGGTGGTGCTGGTCGCCCGAGGAGCGCAGTACACGGCTCTGCGTGAGAACGGGCTGAGCCTCACCACACCGGACGGCACCCGCACCCACCGCCTCCCCGTCGTCGACGGCCCGTCGGCACTGGAACTCGAGGCGGACGACGTCCTCGTACTCGCCGTCAAGACACAGGACGCCGTCGCGGCGCTCGACGCCTGGAGCGCCAGGCCGGTGGCGGGCGGCGGGACGGCGGGGGAGCGGCTCCCCCTGGTCTGCGCGCAGAACGGGGTCGAGAGCGAACGCCTGGCCCTGCGCCGGTTCAGCCGGGTCTACGGCTGCTGCGTCTACCTCCCCGCCGGCTTCGTGGAGGCGGGCCGGGTCGTCGCCGCCGGCGCCCCGCTCACCGGCATCCTGCACCTCGGCCGTTACCCGTCCGGGACCGACGACACCGTGCGGGCGATCGCCGCGGACTGGGAGAAGGCGAAGCTGGAGGCTCCCGTCGTCCCCGACGTGATGCGCTGGAAGTACGCGAAGCTGCTCTCCAACCTCGCCAACGCGATCGAGGCGGCCACCGGGGTACTCGCCGGCCCCGAGGCGTTCGCCCTGTTCGAACGGGCCCGGGCGGAAGGGCGAGCGGTGCTCGCGGCTGCCGGGATCGAAGCCGTGGGGAGCGAGGAGCAGGACGCCGCCCGCAGCGGCAGGATCCGCTTCGACCCGTTCGACGGCTCCGAGCGGAGCGGCGGATCGTCCTGGCAGAGCCTCACCCGTGCCACCGGCACCATCGAGGCCGACTACCTCAACGGCGAGATCGTCCTCCTCGGCCGGCTGCACGGCATCCCGACCCCCGTGAACGACGTGCTGCGGCGCACCGTGAACGCCTTCGCCCGGGAGCGCCGCGCCGCCGGCTCGATGACACCGGCCGAGCTCACCGCCCTGGTCGACGCGGCTTCCTGA
- a CDS encoding DUF4333 domain-containing protein yields MAISRSAATRWSLSAVGAGVLLAGCSASVSVGKTDPKLSADELATTVSGKLARTTGRPKPDITCPEDLAGKVGTTTRCELTADDGSTLGVTVTVTSVEGEQIDFGIEADETASPTPG; encoded by the coding sequence GTGGCCATATCCCGCTCGGCCGCGACGAGGTGGAGCCTTTCGGCCGTGGGCGCGGGCGTGCTGCTCGCCGGCTGTTCCGCGTCGGTCAGCGTCGGGAAGACCGACCCGAAGCTGTCGGCGGACGAGCTGGCCACCACCGTCTCCGGGAAACTCGCGCGGACGACGGGCCGGCCGAAGCCTGACATCACCTGCCCCGAGGACCTCGCCGGGAAGGTCGGCACCACGACCCGGTGCGAGCTCACGGCCGACGACGGCAGCACGCTCGGCGTGACGGTCACCGTCACCTCGGTCGAGGGAGAGCAGATCGACTTCGGCATCGAGGCCGACGAGACGGCGTCACCAACTCCGGGCTGA
- a CDS encoding 3'-5' exonuclease, with the protein MSWISGPLLAFDLETTGTDVETDRVVTAAVVRLEADGSVSAERTWLLDPGVAIPEQASAIHGISTERARAHGMPAASAIEEITGAVAEGLRSGTPLVVMNARYDLSLLDRECRRYAVASVSERLGAAPSPVIDPLVIDKHVDKYRKGKRALHALCAHYGVPLDDAHDARADAVAAARVVRRMGEEHRPVGAMPLEELHGLQVRAAAEQSLSLQAYLRRTADPAAVVEPAWPLVPRRREPAGGRS; encoded by the coding sequence ATGAGCTGGATCAGCGGGCCGCTGCTGGCGTTCGACCTGGAGACCACGGGGACGGACGTCGAGACCGACCGCGTCGTGACGGCGGCGGTCGTCCGGCTGGAGGCCGACGGATCGGTGTCGGCGGAGCGGACCTGGCTGCTCGATCCCGGGGTCGCCATACCCGAACAGGCGTCGGCGATCCACGGCATCTCGACGGAACGGGCCCGTGCGCACGGGATGCCGGCGGCCTCCGCGATCGAGGAGATCACGGGTGCCGTCGCCGAAGGGCTGCGCTCAGGGACGCCCCTGGTCGTGATGAACGCACGCTATGACCTCTCCCTGCTCGACCGCGAGTGCCGGCGGTACGCCGTCGCGTCGGTCAGTGAGCGGCTGGGTGCCGCGCCCTCGCCGGTCATCGATCCGCTGGTGATCGACAAGCACGTCGACAAGTACCGCAAGGGCAAGCGGGCCCTGCACGCCCTGTGCGCCCACTACGGCGTGCCGCTCGACGACGCCCACGACGCGCGGGCGGACGCGGTGGCCGCCGCCCGCGTGGTGCGGCGCATGGGGGAGGAGCACCGGCCTGTCGGGGCGATGCCGCTGGAGGAACTGCACGGTCTCCAGGTGCGCGCGGCGGCCGAGCAGTCACTCTCCCTGCAGGCCTATCTGCGGCGCACCGCGGACCCGGCGGCGGTCGTCGAGCCGGCGTGGCCGCTCGTTCCCCGGAGGCGGGAGCCGGCGGGCGGAAGAAGCTGA
- a CDS encoding extracellular solute-binding protein → MRRRLLPAPVTAAVAALALLLAGCSGGDGRGTDADGVIRLSFQSLAWQKESVDANKRLVREWNAAHPDIQVDYVQGSWDNVHDQLLTSFEGGEAPDIIHDASDDLADFAYGGYLADLRTLLPDRLAEDIPQQSWSTTTFGDGVYGVPFLQEPKVLIANKKILESSGVRIPTPDKPWSWPEFRQITGKLTKKGTYGVAWPLKEPVSVTLNLGLSSGGQLFHRGADGKVTIRFDEGDRVMPGTVQDQVVSDRSAARPSLGMGGSDTLPGFFGGKYAMVPLGFSYRQQVVEQAPEGFEWTVLPAPAGSGGLAQGVSPQTLSVAEDSPHKKEAVRFIDFLLRPANMVRLAKGDWMLPTGTEALADPALHATENGWATGTALARALRPAPAQSVRGYPEWKDKVATPALQEYYSGAIDTEELKKRLVEDGNRVLARYQR, encoded by the coding sequence ATGCGCCGCCGACTCCTGCCCGCACCGGTCACCGCGGCCGTCGCCGCTCTCGCCCTCCTGCTGGCCGGCTGCTCGGGCGGCGACGGCCGCGGCACGGACGCGGACGGCGTGATCCGGCTCAGCTTCCAGTCGCTGGCCTGGCAGAAGGAGTCCGTCGACGCCAACAAGCGGCTCGTGCGGGAATGGAACGCGGCCCACCCCGACATCCAGGTGGACTACGTCCAGGGCAGCTGGGACAACGTCCACGACCAGCTGCTCACCTCCTTCGAGGGCGGCGAGGCGCCCGACATCATCCACGACGCCTCCGACGACCTCGCGGACTTCGCGTACGGCGGCTACCTCGCCGACCTGAGGACCCTGCTGCCGGACCGGCTGGCCGAGGACATCCCGCAGCAGTCCTGGTCGACCACCACCTTCGGCGACGGTGTCTACGGAGTCCCCTTCCTCCAGGAACCCAAGGTCCTGATCGCCAACAAGAAGATCCTCGAGTCCTCCGGCGTCCGGATCCCGACCCCGGACAAGCCCTGGAGCTGGCCGGAATTCCGGCAGATCACCGGGAAGCTCACGAAGAAGGGGACGTACGGGGTCGCCTGGCCGCTCAAGGAGCCGGTCTCCGTCACCCTCAACCTGGGCCTGTCCTCCGGTGGGCAGCTCTTCCACCGCGGCGCCGACGGAAAGGTCACGATCCGGTTCGACGAAGGCGACCGGGTCATGCCGGGCACGGTCCAGGACCAGGTCGTCTCCGACCGCAGCGCCGCCCGTCCGTCCCTCGGCATGGGAGGTTCGGACACCCTCCCCGGCTTCTTCGGCGGAAAGTACGCCATGGTCCCGCTGGGCTTCTCCTACCGTCAGCAGGTCGTCGAGCAGGCCCCCGAGGGCTTCGAGTGGACGGTGCTGCCCGCGCCGGCCGGCAGCGGAGGACTCGCTCAGGGGGTCAGCCCGCAGACCCTCTCGGTCGCCGAGGACAGCCCGCACAAGAAGGAGGCCGTGCGGTTCATCGACTTCCTGCTGCGCCCCGCGAACATGGTGCGGCTCGCCAAGGGTGACTGGATGCTGCCGACCGGCACCGAGGCGCTGGCGGATCCCGCCCTGCACGCGACGGAGAACGGCTGGGCCACGGGCACCGCGCTCGCCCGGGCGCTGCGCCCCGCCCCCGCGCAGTCGGTGCGCGGTTACCCCGAATGGAAGGACAAGGTCGCCACGCCGGCGCTCCAGGAGTACTACAGCGGGGCCATCGACACCGAGGAGCTGAAGAAACGCCTGGTCGAGGACGGGAACCGCGTACTGGCCCGCTACCAGCGCTGA
- the mgt gene encoding macrolide-inactivating glycosyltransferase — protein sequence MTTPPRAHIAMFSIAAHGHVNPSLEVIRELVVRGHRVSYAVPASFAEKVAATGAEPVVHTSVLPTAPEDWGTELIDHLEPFLDDAVQALPQLAAAFEGDEPDLVLHDIASYPARVLAHRWGVPAIQLWPNLVPWEGYAEEVEEPATAGLKQTDRGRRYYARFADWLAANGLGDLSSDDFVARPRRGLVLIPEALQPNADRVDHERFTFVGACQGERADQGEWRRPADAERVLLVSLGSSFTNEPAFYRECVEAFGGLPGWHVVLQTGAQVDPAELGHVPPNIEVHSWVPQLSVLKQADAFVTHAGAGGSQEGLATGTPMVAVPQAVDQFGNADVLQSLGVARHLPKEEADAASLRAAVLALVDDPGVAARLARIQERMADEGGTGRAADLIEAELPA from the coding sequence ATGACAACGCCACCGCGCGCCCACATCGCCATGTTCTCCATCGCCGCCCACGGGCACGTGAACCCGAGTCTCGAAGTGATCCGGGAACTCGTCGTCCGTGGTCACCGCGTCAGCTACGCCGTCCCCGCCTCCTTCGCCGAGAAGGTCGCGGCCACCGGAGCCGAGCCGGTGGTCCACACCTCGGTGCTGCCCACCGCGCCCGAGGACTGGGGCACCGAACTCATCGACCACCTCGAGCCGTTCCTCGACGACGCCGTGCAGGCCCTCCCGCAGCTGGCCGCGGCATTCGAGGGCGACGAGCCGGACCTCGTCCTGCACGACATCGCCTCGTATCCCGCCCGGGTGCTCGCCCACCGGTGGGGCGTGCCCGCCATCCAGCTCTGGCCCAACCTGGTGCCCTGGGAGGGGTACGCGGAGGAGGTGGAGGAGCCCGCGACCGCCGGACTCAAGCAGACCGACCGGGGGCGTCGCTACTACGCGCGCTTCGCGGACTGGCTCGCCGCCAACGGCCTGGGCGACCTCTCGTCCGACGACTTCGTCGCCCGGCCCCGCCGCGGCCTGGTGCTGATCCCGGAGGCGCTCCAGCCGAACGCCGACCGGGTGGACCACGAGAGGTTCACCTTCGTCGGCGCCTGCCAGGGCGAGCGGGCCGATCAGGGCGAGTGGAGGCGGCCGGCCGACGCGGAGAGGGTCCTGCTGGTCTCCCTCGGGTCGTCGTTCACGAATGAGCCCGCGTTCTACCGCGAGTGCGTCGAGGCCTTCGGCGGCCTCCCGGGCTGGCACGTGGTGCTGCAGACCGGCGCACAGGTCGACCCGGCGGAACTGGGGCACGTACCGCCGAACATCGAGGTGCACTCCTGGGTCCCGCAACTGTCCGTGTTGAAGCAGGCGGACGCCTTCGTCACCCACGCGGGAGCCGGCGGCAGCCAGGAGGGACTCGCCACCGGCACCCCGATGGTCGCGGTCCCGCAGGCCGTCGACCAGTTCGGCAACGCGGACGTGCTCCAGTCCCTCGGAGTCGCCCGGCACCTGCCGAAGGAGGAGGCGGACGCCGCGTCCCTGCGCGCCGCCGTCCTCGCCCTGGTGGACGATCCCGGCGTGGCGGCGCGGCTGGCCCGGATCCAGGAGCGGATGGCGGACGAGGGCGGGACCGGACGGGCCGCCGATCTCATCGAGGCCGAACTGCCCGCCTGA
- a CDS encoding S8 family peptidase, giving the protein MAIHKRARSVKLTASITAVAAAAGVTLLATPFAGAAPAPATGIVYGADAATAVSGSYIVMLDQKADKAGLAKEYGGTLQRNYKSALNGFSASGLSETEAKRLAADPAVSKVVQNKKFHIDATQDNPPSWGLDRIDQAETAGDGAYTYPDAAGGDVTAYVIDTGVRVTHKDFEGRATSGFDAVDNDEDADDGNGHGTHVAGTIAGAAHGVAKKAKIVAVRVLDDAGSGTTEQVVAGIDWVTANHEGPSVANMSLGGGADPALDAAVQKAIASGVTFAVAAGNESSDAGEGSPSRVPEAITVASSTKDDEQSSFSNFGSVVDVYAPGSDITSAWNDSDDATNTISGTSMATPHVVGAAAVYLGGHPDATPEEVATALTEGATPDAVSNATEGTANKLLKIVE; this is encoded by the coding sequence ATGGCAATTCACAAGCGCGCGCGCTCGGTCAAGCTCACCGCCTCGATAACCGCCGTGGCAGCGGCCGCCGGTGTCACCCTGCTCGCCACCCCGTTCGCCGGAGCCGCTCCGGCGCCCGCCACGGGCATCGTCTACGGCGCGGACGCGGCGACCGCCGTCTCCGGCAGCTACATCGTGATGCTGGACCAGAAGGCCGACAAGGCCGGCCTGGCGAAGGAGTACGGCGGCACGCTCCAGCGGAACTACAAGTCGGCCCTCAACGGCTTCTCGGCCAGCGGGCTTTCGGAGACCGAGGCCAAGCGGCTCGCCGCCGACCCCGCCGTCTCCAAGGTCGTCCAGAACAAGAAGTTCCACATCGACGCCACCCAGGACAACCCGCCGTCATGGGGGCTGGACCGGATCGACCAGGCCGAGACCGCCGGTGACGGCGCGTACACCTACCCGGACGCCGCGGGCGGGGACGTCACGGCGTACGTCATCGACACCGGTGTCCGCGTCACCCACAAGGACTTCGAGGGCCGGGCCACCTCCGGCTTCGACGCCGTGGACAACGACGAGGACGCCGACGACGGCAACGGGCACGGCACGCACGTGGCCGGGACCATCGCCGGTGCCGCCCACGGTGTCGCCAAGAAGGCGAAGATCGTGGCCGTCCGGGTCCTGGACGACGCCGGTTCGGGCACCACCGAGCAGGTCGTGGCGGGCATCGACTGGGTCACCGCGAACCACGAGGGCCCGTCCGTCGCCAACATGAGCCTGGGCGGGGGCGCCGACCCGGCGCTCGACGCCGCGGTGCAGAAGGCCATCGCCTCCGGCGTGACCTTCGCGGTCGCCGCGGGCAACGAGTCGAGCGACGCGGGCGAGGGCTCCCCCTCCCGCGTCCCCGAGGCCATCACGGTCGCCTCGTCCACGAAGGACGACGAGCAGTCGTCGTTCTCCAACTTCGGCTCGGTCGTGGACGTCTACGCCCCCGGCTCGGACATCACGTCGGCGTGGAACGACAGCGACGACGCCACGAACACCATCTCCGGTACGTCCATGGCCACCCCGCACGTCGTCGGCGCCGCGGCCGTCTATCTCGGCGGACACCCCGACGCCACCCCTGAGGAGGTCGCCACGGCGCTCACCGAGGGGGCCACCCCGGACGCCGTCTCCAACGCGACCGAGGGCACGGCGAACAAGCTCCTGAAGATCGTGGAGTAG
- a CDS encoding DUF1697 domain-containing protein, with amino-acid sequence MGTMYAALLRGINVSGHRRVPMAELRTLLGELGHEDVATYLQSGNAVFRSASDDENALGAGLERAIRERFGFPVDCLVRPGDYLAGVADACPFPAAELEGKQLHVTYFDQAVEASRFASVDTDTFRPEEFRLGDRALYLYAPDGLGRSRLAVALGRPAVTRGLVATSRNWNTVLKLVEMTRD; translated from the coding sequence ATGGGCACGATGTACGCGGCGCTGCTGCGGGGGATCAACGTCAGCGGCCACCGCCGGGTCCCGATGGCGGAGCTACGCACGCTGCTGGGGGAGCTGGGGCACGAGGACGTCGCCACGTACCTGCAGAGCGGCAACGCCGTCTTCCGCAGCGCTTCGGACGACGAGAACGCCCTCGGCGCCGGGCTGGAGCGGGCGATCCGGGAGCGGTTCGGCTTTCCGGTCGACTGTCTCGTCCGCCCGGGTGACTACCTCGCGGGCGTGGCCGACGCCTGTCCGTTCCCGGCCGCCGAGCTCGAGGGCAAGCAGCTGCACGTCACCTACTTCGACCAGGCCGTCGAGGCCTCACGGTTCGCCTCGGTCGACACAGACACCTTCCGTCCCGAAGAGTTCCGGCTGGGCGACCGCGCCCTGTATCTGTACGCGCCCGACGGACTCGGGCGTTCCCGCCTGGCGGTGGCGCTCGGCCGGCCGGCCGTCACCCGGGGCCTCGTCGCCACCAGCCGTAACTGGAACACCGTGCTCAAGCTTGTGGAGATGACGCGTGACTGA
- a CDS encoding S1 family peptidase translates to MTFKRFAPLGSISRRARLIAATSGLVTAVALAAPTAVAQAAPDTVTKAELVEASSAVGTADIAGTAWYTEASTGKVVVTVDSTVTAAEIATIKKSVTDSGAKADIKRTPGTFNKLIAGGQAIYAGGGRCSLGFNVRSGSTYYALTAGHCTEIGSTWYTNSGQTTTLGTRAGSSFPTNDYGLIRHSNSAAADGRVYLYNGSYQDITSAANPSVGQSVKRSGSTTGVHSGTVTGLNATVNYGGGDVVYGMIQTNVCAEPGDSGGSLFSGSTALGLTSGGSGNCSSGGTTFFQPVVEALNAYGVSVF, encoded by the coding sequence GTGACCTTCAAGCGCTTCGCTCCCCTCGGCTCGATCTCCAGACGTGCTCGCCTCATCGCCGCCACCTCGGGTCTGGTCACCGCCGTGGCGCTTGCCGCTCCGACCGCGGTCGCCCAGGCCGCGCCGGACACCGTGACGAAGGCCGAGCTCGTCGAGGCCAGTTCGGCCGTCGGCACCGCCGACATCGCGGGCACCGCCTGGTACACCGAGGCGAGCACCGGCAAGGTCGTCGTGACCGTCGACAGCACCGTCACGGCCGCCGAGATCGCCACGATCAAGAAGTCCGTCACCGACTCCGGTGCCAAGGCCGACATCAAGCGGACCCCGGGCACGTTCAACAAGCTCATCGCCGGCGGACAGGCCATCTACGCCGGCGGCGGACGCTGCTCCCTCGGCTTCAACGTCCGCAGCGGCAGCACCTACTACGCGCTGACCGCCGGGCACTGCACCGAGATAGGCAGCACCTGGTACACCAACTCCGGCCAGACCACCACGCTCGGCACGAGGGCCGGATCCAGCTTCCCGACGAACGACTACGGGCTGATCCGCCACTCCAACTCCGCGGCCGCGGACGGCAGGGTCTACCTCTACAACGGCAGCTACCAGGACATCACCTCCGCCGCGAACCCCAGCGTCGGTCAGTCCGTCAAGCGCAGCGGCTCCACCACCGGCGTCCACAGCGGCACCGTCACCGGTCTCAACGCGACGGTGAACTACGGCGGCGGTGACGTCGTGTACGGCATGATCCAGACCAACGTCTGCGCCGAGCCCGGCGACAGCGGTGGTTCGCTCTTCTCCGGCTCCACGGCGCTGGGCCTCACCTCGGGCGGCAGCGGTAACTGCTCCTCCGGCGGCACCACGTTCTTCCAGCCCGTCGTCGAGGCGCTGAACGCCTACGGCGTCAGCGTCTTCTAA
- a CDS encoding carbohydrate ABC transporter permease, which yields MSLRTSRTARAGQYAALLCYLVFLAFPFLWLISTAFKPARELGSLHPTWIPEDPTLDNFRQAFDEQPLLRAAANSLTAALCAALIAVVIATPMAYVMARHRGRLSTAATGWVVVSQAFPFVLVIIPLFLVLKHLHLINSLWGLILVYVVWSLPFALWMLAGYVRAVPPELEEAAAVDGAGRVRILVSVTAPLLAPGIVATALFAFITAWNEFFFALVLLKAPEKQTLPVVLTHFLGAEGVADLGPLAAAAFLATLPSLVLFAVIQKRITGGLTAGAVKS from the coding sequence ATGAGCCTCCGTACGAGCCGAACCGCGCGCGCCGGGCAGTACGCCGCACTCCTGTGCTACCTCGTCTTCCTCGCGTTCCCCTTCCTCTGGCTGATCTCCACCGCCTTCAAGCCGGCCCGTGAGCTCGGCTCGCTGCACCCCACGTGGATCCCCGAGGACCCCACCCTGGACAACTTCCGGCAGGCCTTCGACGAACAGCCGCTGCTCCGGGCCGCGGCCAACTCGCTCACCGCGGCGCTCTGCGCCGCGCTGATCGCGGTCGTCATCGCCACGCCCATGGCCTATGTGATGGCCCGGCACCGCGGGCGCCTCTCCACGGCGGCCACCGGATGGGTCGTGGTCAGCCAGGCCTTCCCCTTCGTCCTGGTGATCATCCCGTTGTTCCTGGTCCTCAAGCACCTGCACCTGATCAACTCGCTGTGGGGGCTGATCCTGGTGTACGTGGTCTGGTCGCTGCCCTTCGCGCTCTGGATGCTCGCCGGATACGTACGTGCCGTGCCGCCCGAACTGGAGGAGGCCGCCGCCGTCGACGGGGCGGGCAGGGTACGGATACTCGTCTCGGTCACCGCGCCGCTGCTGGCCCCGGGGATCGTCGCCACCGCGCTCTTCGCGTTCATCACCGCATGGAACGAGTTCTTCTTCGCGCTCGTCCTGCTCAAGGCCCCGGAGAAGCAGACCTTGCCGGTCGTACTCACGCACTTCCTCGGCGCGGAGGGAGTGGCCGACCTCGGGCCGCTCGCCGCGGCCGCGTTCCTCGCCACCCTTCCCTCCCTCGTGCTCTTCGCGGTCATCCAGAAGCGCATCACGGGCGGTCTGACGGCCGGGGCGGTGAAGAGCTGA
- a CDS encoding nuclear transport factor 2 family protein — MTDPSPAVATAIEGELRLLDPVVRASADILATLLHPDFREIGTSGRLWERDTIIAMLTDPGAPALGPLTASRMRGDQLAADLVHLTFDTESKGLRSHRSSLWRLTGDGWLLYFHQATPFVDDPFAEV, encoded by the coding sequence GTGACTGACCCCTCGCCCGCCGTGGCCACGGCCATCGAAGGTGAGCTCCGCCTCCTCGATCCCGTGGTACGGGCCTCCGCGGACATCCTCGCCACCCTGCTGCACCCCGACTTCCGGGAGATCGGCACCAGTGGACGGCTCTGGGAGCGGGACACGATCATCGCCATGCTCACGGATCCCGGCGCGCCGGCCCTCGGGCCGCTCACCGCGTCGAGGATGAGGGGCGACCAGCTCGCCGCGGATCTGGTGCACCTCACCTTCGACACGGAGTCCAAGGGGCTGCGCTCCCACCGCAGTTCCCTGTGGCGGCTGACCGGCGACGGCTGGCTGCTCTACTTCCATCAGGCCACGCCCTTCGTGGACGACCCGTTCGCCGAGGTCTGA
- a CDS encoding aminoglycoside phosphotransferase family protein, whose amino-acid sequence MDEMRAREVLTAAGLPGGAELLALGENAVFVVGDLVVKTGRDATHHPELRERAEREVAVARWLAASGVPAVRAAEPTARLVEGHPMTVWHRLPDAVRPSEPRDLAPLLTQVHALPAPEGFTLPRRELLGGVERWLRLAGDAIDPADADYLRGRRDGFAKAAAALAPHLPPGPIHGDALPRNVHVGPEGPVLVDLETFSADLREHDLVVLALSRDRYGLAPDAYDAFTEAYGWDVRDWEGCAVLRGARETASCAWVSQHAPANPRALAEFRRRVASLREDDPEVRWYPF is encoded by the coding sequence ATGGACGAGATGCGCGCACGCGAGGTACTCACCGCGGCCGGACTGCCCGGCGGGGCGGAACTCCTCGCGCTGGGCGAGAACGCGGTGTTCGTCGTCGGCGACCTGGTGGTCAAGACCGGCCGGGACGCCACGCACCACCCGGAGCTGCGGGAGCGGGCCGAGCGCGAGGTGGCCGTCGCCCGGTGGCTCGCCGCCTCGGGCGTGCCCGCCGTACGGGCGGCCGAACCCACGGCCCGCCTGGTGGAGGGCCACCCGATGACCGTGTGGCACCGGTTGCCCGACGCCGTACGTCCGTCCGAACCGCGCGATCTCGCCCCGTTGCTCACCCAGGTGCACGCGCTGCCCGCCCCGGAGGGCTTCACGCTCCCGCGCCGTGAGCTTCTAGGCGGTGTCGAGCGCTGGCTGCGGCTCGCGGGCGACGCGATCGACCCCGCCGACGCCGACTACCTGCGTGGCCGGCGCGACGGCTTCGCGAAGGCCGCGGCGGCCCTCGCCCCGCACCTGCCGCCGGGCCCGATCCATGGCGACGCCCTCCCCCGCAACGTCCACGTCGGCCCGGAGGGGCCGGTGCTCGTCGATCTGGAGACCTTCTCCGCGGACCTGCGCGAGCACGATCTGGTGGTCCTCGCGCTCTCCCGTGACCGGTACGGTCTGGCCCCCGACGCCTACGACGCGTTCACCGAGGCGTACGGCTGGGACGTGCGCGACTGGGAAGGGTGCGCGGTGCTGCGCGGCGCTCGGGAGACGGCGAGCTGCGCCTGGGTCTCCCAGCACGCACCGGCGAACCCCAGGGCGCTGGCCGAGTTCAGGCGGAGGGTGGCTTCACTGCGCGAGGACGACCCCGAGGTGCGCTGGTACCCCTTCTGA